In the genome of Osmerus mordax isolate fOsmMor3 chromosome 15, fOsmMor3.pri, whole genome shotgun sequence, one region contains:
- the mbtps2 gene encoding membrane-bound transcription factor site-2 protease isoform X1 produces MIPVPLVVCVLGGWCAVYLTDTLLKSSVSHRHGYEAWLTSRGLALSPFHLRWQTSLFNRLFARCARINPHVLYLWFSSGLVFGVVSMVGSVVLLGRTLQQTLAQMTSDNPQGANQQTLQVVVPGVNLPVSQLAYFFSALLLSGIIHELGHAVAALREQVRVNGFGMFVFVVYPGAFVDLFTTHLNLISPAQQLRIFCAGVWHNFVLCLVALFFLFLLPLLLFPVYTTGMGALVTEVVQGSSADGPRGLCVGDLVTGLEDCPVRGVEDWASCLTHLSHTPQTGYCVPRAGLQPSWAHGRAFKRLDGSMECCSNNSLTDLCFSFSNQRDKEVREYSCMPVRKMVTGTRACHSDADCLAHSSAASVCVTPALENQTRFIRVTHPPNTHMLFVGYPPHLQYAVSLTNFVPRFTFMHLDLPVVLETFCKYVISLSGALAVVNSVPCFALDGQWMLSALLEATLVTVVTDRQRRELIGFFLLLGGSALLAANVALGLWMVTAR; encoded by the exons ATGATACCCGTCCCGTTGGTGGTTTGTGTTTTGGGGGGCTGGTGTGCTGTCTATCTTACTGACACACTGCTGAAG TCCTCAGTGTCGCATCGTCATGGTTATGAAGCATGGTTGACGAGCAGAGGGCTGGCGTTGTCTCCTTTCCACCTGCGATGGCAAACCTCGCTCTTCAACCGCCTGTTTGCACGCTGCGCACGCATCAATCCCCATGTCCTGTACCTGTG GTTCAGCAGTGGTCTGGTGTTCGGGGTGGTGTCCATGGTGGGCTCGGTGGTGTTGCTAGGCAGAACTCTGCAGCAGACACTCGCTCAGATGACTTCGGACAACCCTCAGGGAGCCAATCAGCAAACACTACAGGTGGTG GTACCAGGAGTGAACCTGCCTGTCAGCCAGCTTGCTTATttcttctctgctctgctgctcAGTGGAATCATACATGAGCTGGGCCACGCCGTGGCTGCtctgag ggagcaGGTGAGGGTGAACGGGTTCgggatgtttgtgtttgtggtgtatCCTGGAGCCTTCGTGGATCTCTTCACCACCCACCTCAACCTCATCTCTCCCGCCCAGCAGCTACGCATCTTCTGTGCAG gagtATGGCATAACTTTGTTCTCTGCTTGGTGGCGTTgtttttcctcttcctgttgccTCTGTTACTGTTTCCTGTCTACACCACTGGAATGGGAGCCCTGGTCACAGAGGTGgtgcag ggctccTCAGCGGACGGGCCCCgaggcctgtgtgtgggtgacctGGTGACGGGGCTGGAGGACTGTCCtgtcaggggggtggaggactggGCCTCCTGCctgacacacctctcacacaccccccaGACCGGCTACTGTGTCCCCAGGGCCGGCCTGCAGCCCAGCTGGGCCCACGGACGAg CCTTCAAGCGTCTGGACGGCTCCATGGAGTGCTGCAGCAACAACAGCCTGACAGacctctgcttctccttcaGCAACCAGCGAGACaaggaggtcagagag TACTCGTGTATGCCGGTGCGTAAGATGGTGACGGGGACCCGGGCGTGCCACAGCGACGCTGACTGCCTCGCTCACTCCTCGgcggccagtgtgtgtgtcacccccGCTCTGGAGAACCAGACCCGCTTCATCCGcgtcacacaccctcccaacacacacatgctgttcgTGGGTTACCCTCCGCACCTCCAGTACGCAG TGAGTCTGACCAACTTCGTTCCTCGGTTCACCTTCATGCACCTGGACCTGCCTGTGGTTCTGGAAACCTTCTGCAA GTATGTGATCTCTCTGTCCGGTGCGTTAGCTGTGGTCAACTCCGTCCCCTGCTTTGCTCTGGACGGCCAATGGATGCTGTCCGCTCTCCTGGAGGCCACCCTGGTCACCGTAGTAACGGACCGCCAGCGGAGGGAGCTGATTGGCTTCTTCCTGCTGCTGGGGGGCAGCGCCCTGCTGGCAGCCAATGTGGCGCTGGGACTGTGGATGGTCACCGCCCGGTAG
- the mbtps2 gene encoding membrane-bound transcription factor site-2 protease isoform X2 — translation MIPVPLVVCVLGGWCAVYLTDTLLKSSVSHRHGYEAWLTSRGLALSPFHLRWQTSLFNRLFARCARINPHVLYLWFSSGLVFGVVSMVGSVVLLGRTLQQTLAQMTSDNPQGANQQTLQVVVPGVNLPVSQLAYFFSALLLSGIIHELGHAVAALREQVRVNGFGMFVFVVYPGAFVDLFTTHLNLISPAQQLRIFCAGVWHNFVLCLVALFFLFLLPLLLFPVYTTGMGALVTEVVQGSSADGPRGLCVGDLVTGLEDCPVRGVEDWASCLTHLSHTPQTGYCVPRAGLQPSWAHGRAFKRLDGSMECCSNNSLTDLCFSFSNQRDKEYSCMPVRKMVTGTRACHSDADCLAHSSAASVCVTPALENQTRFIRVTHPPNTHMLFVGYPPHLQYAVSLTNFVPRFTFMHLDLPVVLETFCKYVISLSGALAVVNSVPCFALDGQWMLSALLEATLVTVVTDRQRRELIGFFLLLGGSALLAANVALGLWMVTAR, via the exons ATGATACCCGTCCCGTTGGTGGTTTGTGTTTTGGGGGGCTGGTGTGCTGTCTATCTTACTGACACACTGCTGAAG TCCTCAGTGTCGCATCGTCATGGTTATGAAGCATGGTTGACGAGCAGAGGGCTGGCGTTGTCTCCTTTCCACCTGCGATGGCAAACCTCGCTCTTCAACCGCCTGTTTGCACGCTGCGCACGCATCAATCCCCATGTCCTGTACCTGTG GTTCAGCAGTGGTCTGGTGTTCGGGGTGGTGTCCATGGTGGGCTCGGTGGTGTTGCTAGGCAGAACTCTGCAGCAGACACTCGCTCAGATGACTTCGGACAACCCTCAGGGAGCCAATCAGCAAACACTACAGGTGGTG GTACCAGGAGTGAACCTGCCTGTCAGCCAGCTTGCTTATttcttctctgctctgctgctcAGTGGAATCATACATGAGCTGGGCCACGCCGTGGCTGCtctgag ggagcaGGTGAGGGTGAACGGGTTCgggatgtttgtgtttgtggtgtatCCTGGAGCCTTCGTGGATCTCTTCACCACCCACCTCAACCTCATCTCTCCCGCCCAGCAGCTACGCATCTTCTGTGCAG gagtATGGCATAACTTTGTTCTCTGCTTGGTGGCGTTgtttttcctcttcctgttgccTCTGTTACTGTTTCCTGTCTACACCACTGGAATGGGAGCCCTGGTCACAGAGGTGgtgcag ggctccTCAGCGGACGGGCCCCgaggcctgtgtgtgggtgacctGGTGACGGGGCTGGAGGACTGTCCtgtcaggggggtggaggactggGCCTCCTGCctgacacacctctcacacaccccccaGACCGGCTACTGTGTCCCCAGGGCCGGCCTGCAGCCCAGCTGGGCCCACGGACGAg CCTTCAAGCGTCTGGACGGCTCCATGGAGTGCTGCAGCAACAACAGCCTGACAGacctctgcttctccttcaGCAACCAGCGAGACaaggag TACTCGTGTATGCCGGTGCGTAAGATGGTGACGGGGACCCGGGCGTGCCACAGCGACGCTGACTGCCTCGCTCACTCCTCGgcggccagtgtgtgtgtcacccccGCTCTGGAGAACCAGACCCGCTTCATCCGcgtcacacaccctcccaacacacacatgctgttcgTGGGTTACCCTCCGCACCTCCAGTACGCAG TGAGTCTGACCAACTTCGTTCCTCGGTTCACCTTCATGCACCTGGACCTGCCTGTGGTTCTGGAAACCTTCTGCAA GTATGTGATCTCTCTGTCCGGTGCGTTAGCTGTGGTCAACTCCGTCCCCTGCTTTGCTCTGGACGGCCAATGGATGCTGTCCGCTCTCCTGGAGGCCACCCTGGTCACCGTAGTAACGGACCGCCAGCGGAGGGAGCTGATTGGCTTCTTCCTGCTGCTGGGGGGCAGCGCCCTGCTGGCAGCCAATGTGGCGCTGGGACTGTGGATGGTCACCGCCCGGTAG